The following proteins are co-located in the Elusimicrobiota bacterium genome:
- a CDS encoding aromatic amino acid ammonia-lyase, with protein MPIKIDGKSLKIEDVVRVARHGEKIELASEAVERIKKCRGMLEKKIVAREIMYGVNTGIGEFSEVVLTDEQVGQFQKYLIYNHAAGIGEPCPVEHVRAALLSRISVHSRGHSGCRLEITQTYVDMLNKGVTPVVCEKGSVGACGDLSPMSQAALTLMGEGECFYQGQRMPSKDALAKAGIPVPGLKARDGLAAINGSNLITGIGCIELFDTERWVKQAEITAAMSLEALLANMKPYDRRLHELRGFQGAVTTAENIRAVCAGSDLVTGKLKVKVQDAYSMRSTPQVIGAFRDHLAYARKQFEIELNGVADNPIFLPDSDTVLTGANFQGTPISMPLDMVGAGITMVSVLSERRLNRLLNPALSVGLPAFLTKGAGMFSGHMLSQYTADMLVVEQRILSTPSCIQSIPAAADQEDFVSMGMNAALKTKQILKNAFGVLGIEMIAAAQGLDFREFTPGKGTKAAQAAIRRVVAHLDVDRPLFTDHNNMMAAVERCEILEAVEGEIGPLKSSW; from the coding sequence ATGCCCATCAAGATCGACGGAAAGTCCCTCAAGATCGAAGACGTCGTCCGCGTCGCCCGTCACGGAGAGAAGATCGAGCTCGCGTCCGAGGCCGTCGAGCGCATCAAGAAGTGCCGCGGGATGCTCGAGAAGAAGATCGTCGCCCGCGAGATCATGTACGGCGTCAACACCGGCATCGGCGAGTTCTCCGAGGTCGTGCTCACCGACGAGCAGGTCGGCCAGTTCCAGAAGTACCTGATCTACAACCACGCCGCCGGCATCGGCGAGCCCTGCCCCGTCGAGCACGTGCGCGCCGCCCTCCTCAGCCGCATCAGCGTCCACTCCCGCGGGCACTCCGGCTGCCGGCTCGAGATCACGCAGACCTACGTCGACATGCTCAACAAAGGCGTCACCCCGGTGGTCTGCGAGAAGGGCAGCGTCGGCGCCTGCGGCGACCTCTCGCCGATGAGCCAGGCCGCCCTCACGCTCATGGGCGAGGGCGAGTGCTTCTATCAGGGGCAGCGCATGCCCTCGAAGGACGCGCTCGCGAAGGCCGGCATCCCCGTCCCCGGCCTCAAGGCCCGCGACGGCCTGGCGGCGATCAACGGTTCCAACCTCATCACCGGCATCGGCTGCATCGAGCTCTTCGACACGGAGCGCTGGGTCAAGCAGGCCGAGATCACCGCCGCGATGAGCCTCGAGGCGCTGCTCGCGAACATGAAGCCCTACGACCGCCGGCTCCACGAGCTGCGCGGCTTCCAGGGGGCGGTGACGACCGCGGAGAACATCCGCGCGGTCTGCGCCGGCTCCGACCTCGTCACCGGCAAGCTCAAGGTGAAGGTGCAGGACGCCTACTCGATGCGCTCGACGCCGCAGGTCATCGGCGCCTTCCGCGACCACCTGGCCTACGCGCGCAAGCAGTTCGAGATCGAGCTCAACGGCGTGGCCGACAACCCCATCTTCCTGCCCGACAGCGACACCGTGCTCACCGGCGCGAACTTCCAGGGCACGCCGATCAGCATGCCGCTCGACATGGTGGGCGCGGGCATCACGATGGTGAGCGTCCTCTCCGAGCGGCGCCTCAACCGCCTCCTCAATCCCGCGCTCAGCGTGGGCCTGCCCGCGTTCCTGACGAAGGGCGCCGGGATGTTCTCGGGGCACATGCTCAGCCAGTACACGGCCGACATGCTCGTCGTCGAGCAGCGCATCCTCAGCACGCCCTCCTGCATCCAGTCCATCCCCGCCGCGGCCGATCAGGAGGACTTCGTCAGCATGGGGATGAACGCCGCGCTCAAGACCAAGCAGATCCTCAAGAACGCCTTCGGGGTGCTCGGCATCGAGATGATCGCCGCCGCGCAGGGCCTCGACTTCCGGGAGTTCACGCCCGGGAAGGGCACGAAGGCGGCGCAGGCCGCCATCCGCAGGGTCGTCGCGCACCTCGACGTGGACCGGCCGCTCTTCACCGACCACAACAACATGATGGCCGCGGTCGAGCGCTGCGAGATCCTCGAGGCGGTCGAGGGCGAGATCGGTCCGCTCAAGAGCTCCTGGTAA
- a CDS encoding O-antigen ligase family protein encodes MSAARFERFAASALGLLLLFAALARGAHDLWAAAAVQVAVLALALAVLLRRCWPADAPGLRTALLLPSACAAAAFTASFRGSVNPGESWMSWTAGLSALLVLLCAGETMASDDAPDALLRIVAPLFLIELALLLGQRCRADSFILDEAPGTMVNSNVLAAFVLPWIPPLAARAARAWEERGARVFWTFIAAAAVLDLLLTSSTWAMVILALGLPFLSGPRRLKGLLSSRKRRAAGGALCVLVVGLLVWKFAFRQGWAGDPAAPVERLSWWASAWRMFLERPWTGVGLGNFGSAYLAYKAPGAQNTLFAHSAPFGLLAEAGLAGAVGVLFLLGAWGRLVLRVPEALERRWPWALGAVLLLSFSLADLSVEYFAVLLLLAVFLGAAVSSAPSARLRPRRAATAVLAAAALSAVPALLAPLLASRIAVAAEARLTEGDVEGALRGFASAVAADPRAFESRQGWARALHARFLSSRDPRDIEEAVRRQREAVERNRLCGRCWAEFGAYLQSAGRREEALAAWQRAVALNAPGAEPRARVVLLSHRPPGY; translated from the coding sequence ATGAGCGCAGCCCGCTTCGAGCGCTTCGCGGCGTCGGCGCTCGGTCTGCTGCTGCTCTTCGCGGCGCTCGCCCGGGGGGCGCACGACCTGTGGGCGGCGGCCGCGGTCCAGGTCGCCGTGCTCGCGCTCGCGCTCGCGGTGCTCCTGCGCCGCTGTTGGCCCGCCGACGCTCCCGGGCTCCGGACGGCCCTGCTCCTTCCCTCCGCCTGCGCGGCCGCCGCGTTCACCGCCTCCTTCCGCGGCTCCGTGAACCCGGGCGAGTCCTGGATGTCCTGGACGGCCGGACTCAGCGCCCTCCTCGTCCTCCTCTGCGCCGGAGAGACGATGGCCTCCGACGACGCTCCCGACGCCCTGCTGCGGATCGTCGCCCCGCTCTTCCTGATCGAACTCGCGCTGCTCCTCGGCCAGCGCTGCCGTGCGGATTCGTTCATCCTCGACGAGGCGCCCGGAACGATGGTGAACTCCAACGTCCTCGCGGCGTTCGTCCTGCCCTGGATCCCGCCGCTCGCGGCCCGGGCCGCCCGCGCGTGGGAAGAACGAGGCGCGCGGGTCTTCTGGACCTTCATCGCCGCCGCCGCCGTCCTCGACCTCCTCCTCACCAGCAGCACCTGGGCGATGGTGATCCTGGCGCTCGGGCTGCCTTTCCTCTCCGGTCCGCGGCGCCTGAAGGGACTTCTCTCGAGCCGGAAGAGGCGTGCCGCCGGCGGAGCCCTCTGCGTCCTGGTCGTCGGCCTGCTGGTCTGGAAGTTCGCCTTCCGCCAGGGCTGGGCCGGGGACCCGGCCGCTCCCGTCGAACGCCTGAGTTGGTGGGCGAGCGCCTGGCGCATGTTCCTCGAGCGTCCCTGGACCGGCGTCGGGCTGGGGAACTTCGGGAGCGCGTACCTGGCCTACAAGGCTCCGGGGGCGCAGAACACGCTCTTCGCGCACAGCGCTCCGTTCGGCCTGCTCGCCGAGGCGGGGCTTGCGGGAGCGGTCGGCGTCCTGTTCCTGCTCGGCGCCTGGGGGCGCCTCGTGCTGCGGGTCCCCGAAGCGCTCGAGCGGCGCTGGCCCTGGGCGCTGGGAGCCGTCCTTCTCCTCTCCTTCTCCCTCGCCGATCTGAGCGTCGAGTACTTCGCGGTCCTTCTCCTCCTCGCGGTCTTCCTCGGCGCCGCCGTCTCCTCCGCCCCGAGCGCTCGCCTGCGTCCGCGCCGCGCCGCGACGGCGGTCCTCGCCGCCGCCGCGCTCTCCGCGGTCCCTGCGCTGCTCGCTCCGCTGCTGGCCAGCCGCATCGCGGTCGCGGCCGAGGCCCGGCTGACGGAGGGCGACGTCGAGGGCGCTCTGCGCGGCTTCGCCTCCGCGGTCGCGGCCGATCCCCGCGCGTTCGAGAGTCGCCAAGGCTGGGCGCGAGCCCTGCACGCACGTTTCCTCTCCTCGCGCGACCCCCGGGACATCGAGGAGGCCGTGCGGCGCCAGCGCGAGGCCGTCGAACGCAACCGCCTCTGCGGCCGGTGCTGGGCCGAGTTCGGCGCCTACCTGCAGTCCGCCGGCCGCCGGGAGGAGGCGCTCGCCGCCTGGCAGCGCGCCGTCGCGCTGAACGCCCCGGGCGCGGAACCGCGTGCGCGGGTCGTCCTCCTCTCTCACCGTCCTCCGGGGTATTGA
- a CDS encoding Ldh family oxidoreductase, with amino-acid sequence MNPAPGTVRLPLELLERFMADVFRGLGVPDADAKVCAAVLVESDRRGIDSHGIARMKTIYYDRIREGIQAPVTRFELVREGPTTAVVDGHDGMGHVVARRSMELCIAKARKYGTAMVAVRNSTHYGIAGYYAMMAAEQGLIGATGTNARPSVAPTFGVENMLGTNPLTFALPTDEPFPFVLDCATSLTQRGKVEIYARIDKPMPEGWVIGDDGKPRTDARATLGELVKGTAALTPLGGIGEETAGYKGYGYGAVVEILSAALQGGAFLKMLLGFENGKKVPYRLGHFFMAFDVSAFCELSEFKKTAGDILRGLRASRKAPGQDRIYTAGEKEHLSSLERERLGVPLTRETQKEMLAMRDELGLKGWSFPFEAAP; translated from the coding sequence GTGAACCCCGCTCCCGGGACGGTCCGCCTTCCGCTCGAGCTCCTCGAGCGCTTCATGGCCGACGTCTTCCGCGGGCTCGGAGTGCCCGACGCCGACGCGAAGGTCTGCGCCGCCGTCCTCGTCGAGTCCGATCGCCGCGGAATCGACTCCCACGGCATCGCGCGGATGAAGACCATCTACTACGACCGCATCCGCGAGGGCATCCAGGCCCCCGTCACCCGCTTCGAACTCGTCCGCGAGGGCCCGACGACCGCGGTCGTCGACGGCCACGACGGGATGGGGCACGTCGTCGCCAGGCGCTCCATGGAGCTCTGCATCGCGAAGGCCCGCAAATACGGCACCGCGATGGTCGCCGTGCGCAACTCGACGCACTACGGCATCGCCGGCTACTACGCGATGATGGCGGCCGAGCAGGGGCTCATCGGCGCGACCGGCACCAACGCCCGGCCCTCCGTGGCCCCGACCTTCGGCGTCGAGAACATGCTCGGGACCAATCCCCTGACCTTCGCGCTCCCCACCGACGAGCCCTTCCCCTTCGTGCTCGACTGCGCGACCTCGCTGACCCAGCGCGGCAAGGTCGAGATCTACGCGCGCATCGACAAGCCCATGCCCGAGGGCTGGGTCATCGGCGATGACGGGAAGCCCCGGACGGACGCGCGGGCGACCCTTGGAGAGCTGGTGAAGGGGACGGCGGCGCTCACTCCGTTGGGCGGCATCGGCGAGGAGACCGCGGGCTACAAGGGCTACGGCTACGGCGCGGTCGTCGAGATCCTTTCGGCGGCGCTCCAGGGCGGCGCCTTCCTCAAGATGCTGCTCGGCTTCGAGAACGGGAAGAAGGTGCCCTATCGCCTCGGGCATTTCTTCATGGCCTTCGACGTCTCCGCCTTCTGCGAGCTCTCGGAGTTCAAGAAGACCGCCGGCGACATCCTCCGAGGGCTGCGGGCCTCGCGCAAGGCGCCGGGCCAGGATCGCATCTATACGGCCGGAGAGAAGGAGCACCTGTCTTCGCTCGAGCGCGAGCGTCTGGGCGTGCCGCTCACTCGCGAAACGCAGAAGGAGATGCTCGCGATGCGCGACGAGCTCGGCCTCAAGGGCTGGAGCTTCCCCTTCGAGGCGGCGCCTTGA
- a CDS encoding OsmC family protein, whose amino-acid sequence MSVEIDVLYEGDLRCLASHGPSKAVFSTDAPTDNGGKGAAFSPTDLVAASLASCMLTIMGLAAQRAELDISGARVRAVKTMTAQPPRRIAELALVVSLPRPLEPAQRARLEAAAATCPVKLSLHPEVKVTVKYEYPS is encoded by the coding sequence ATGAGCGTCGAGATCGACGTGCTGTACGAAGGGGACCTCCGCTGCCTGGCGTCCCACGGCCCCTCGAAGGCCGTGTTCTCGACCGACGCGCCGACCGACAACGGCGGGAAGGGCGCCGCCTTCTCGCCGACCGACCTCGTCGCGGCCTCGCTGGCGTCCTGCATGCTCACGATCATGGGGCTCGCCGCGCAGCGCGCCGAGCTCGACATCTCCGGCGCGAGGGTCCGCGCCGTGAAGACGATGACGGCGCAGCCGCCGCGGCGCATCGCGGAGCTCGCGCTGGTCGTCTCCCTGCCCCGGCCGCTCGAGCCCGCGCAGCGCGCCCGGCTCGAGGCCGCGGCGGCGACCTGTCCGGTGAAGCTCAGCCTGCATCCCGAAGTGAAGGTGACGGTGAAGTACGAGTATCCGTCGTGA
- the epsC gene encoding serine O-acetyltransferase EpsC — MKTRATKSPEARGALGEALRTAADALSWKVDENVSPLRRPRTGEPLPSNARVLEAVELLRSALFPGYFADEESSPDGMAFHVGAELDHAQRILVEQIRRAFCFFCEGRDDCTACAARSEELVAAFLRRLPEVRALLVSDVQAAYEGDPAAVSPAETVFCYPGVLAITYQRVAHELYALKVPLIPRMITEHAHSVTGIDIHPGARIGGRFFIDHGTGVVIGETAVIGRDVRIYQGVTLGAKSFPLDAQGRPVKGVKRHPDVEDGVIIYAGATILGTVTIGKGSTVGGNVWLTESCPPGSQILQSGGRTVARGKG, encoded by the coding sequence ATGAAGACCCGCGCGACGAAGTCCCCGGAGGCCCGCGGCGCCCTGGGCGAGGCCCTGCGCACCGCCGCCGACGCTCTGAGCTGGAAGGTCGACGAGAACGTGAGCCCCCTGCGCCGGCCGCGCACCGGCGAGCCGCTGCCGTCGAACGCCCGCGTGCTGGAGGCCGTGGAGCTCCTGCGCTCGGCCCTCTTCCCCGGCTACTTCGCCGACGAGGAGAGCTCCCCGGACGGGATGGCCTTCCACGTCGGGGCCGAGCTGGACCACGCCCAGCGCATCCTCGTCGAGCAGATCCGCCGCGCCTTCTGCTTCTTCTGCGAGGGCCGCGACGACTGCACCGCCTGCGCCGCGCGCTCCGAAGAGCTCGTCGCCGCCTTCCTTCGCCGCCTCCCCGAGGTGCGGGCCCTCCTCGTCAGCGACGTGCAGGCCGCCTACGAGGGCGACCCGGCCGCGGTCTCCCCGGCCGAGACGGTCTTCTGCTACCCCGGGGTGCTGGCCATCACCTATCAACGCGTCGCTCACGAGCTCTACGCGCTCAAGGTCCCGCTCATCCCGCGCATGATCACCGAGCACGCGCACTCCGTCACGGGCATCGACATCCATCCGGGCGCCCGCATCGGCGGCCGCTTCTTCATCGACCACGGCACCGGGGTCGTCATCGGCGAGACCGCGGTCATCGGCCGCGACGTGCGCATCTACCAGGGCGTGACCCTGGGCGCCAAGAGCTTCCCGCTCGACGCGCAGGGGCGCCCGGTCAAGGGCGTCAAGCGCCACCCCGACGTCGAAGACGGCGTCATCATCTACGCCGGGGCGACCATCCTCGGGACCGTCACCATCGGGAAGGGCTCGACGGTGGGCGGCAACGTCTGGCTGACCGAGTCCTGCCCTCCGGGTTCGCAGATCCTGCAGAGCGGGGGACGGACCGTCGCGAGGGGGAAGGGATGA
- the cysK gene encoding cysteine synthase A produces the protein MAKIAQDATKLVGNTPLVFLTKTAREEGAKASLVAKLESFNPGWSVKDRIGLAMIEAAEREGRLKPGAVLVEPTSGNTGVALAWVCAQRGYRAVLTMPETMSIERRKLLKAFGAELVLTPGPEGMSGAIRKAEELLRQNPGWVMLQQFENPANPEVHERTTAEEIWRDTDGEVDVFVAGVGTGGTLTGVGRALKKRKPSVRIVAVEPAASPVLSGGKAAPHKIQGIGAGFVPKILDRTVLDEVVKVENDEAGRAARALAHREGLLAGISSGAALHAALQVARRDENAGRLVVVLLPDTGERYLSTWLWEDA, from the coding sequence ATGGCCAAGATCGCCCAGGATGCGACGAAACTCGTCGGGAACACCCCGCTGGTCTTCCTGACGAAGACGGCACGCGAGGAGGGGGCGAAGGCTTCCCTCGTCGCGAAGCTCGAGTCTTTCAACCCCGGCTGGTCGGTCAAGGACCGCATCGGCCTCGCGATGATCGAAGCGGCGGAGCGTGAGGGGCGCCTGAAGCCCGGGGCCGTGCTCGTGGAGCCCACCAGCGGCAACACGGGGGTCGCGCTGGCCTGGGTCTGCGCCCAGCGGGGCTACCGCGCGGTCCTGACGATGCCCGAGACCATGAGCATCGAGCGCCGCAAGCTCCTCAAGGCCTTCGGCGCCGAGCTCGTGCTCACCCCGGGACCGGAAGGGATGTCCGGCGCGATCCGCAAGGCCGAGGAGCTGCTCCGCCAGAACCCCGGCTGGGTCATGCTCCAGCAGTTCGAGAACCCGGCCAACCCCGAAGTCCACGAGCGCACCACGGCCGAAGAGATCTGGCGCGACACCGACGGCGAAGTCGACGTCTTCGTCGCCGGCGTGGGGACGGGGGGGACGCTCACCGGCGTGGGCCGCGCCCTCAAGAAGCGCAAGCCCTCCGTGCGGATCGTCGCCGTCGAGCCCGCCGCCTCCCCCGTGCTTTCCGGCGGGAAGGCCGCCCCGCACAAGATCCAGGGCATCGGCGCCGGCTTCGTCCCGAAGATCCTCGACCGGACGGTCCTCGACGAGGTCGTGAAGGTCGAGAACGACGAGGCGGGCCGAGCGGCGCGCGCTCTCGCCCATCGCGAAGGACTCCTGGCCGGCATCTCTTCGGGCGCGGCCCTCCATGCCGCGCTCCAGGTGGCGCGCCGCGACGAGAACGCCGGCCGGCTCGTCGTCGTCCTCCTGCCCGACACGGGGGAGCGCTACCTCAGTACCTGGTTATGGGAGGACGCATGA
- a CDS encoding succinate dehydrogenase/fumarate reductase iron-sulfur subunit, translating into MNLTLRIWRQKGPGIPGELKTYKVEGILPDMSFLEMLDTLNEQLIGLGEDPVAFDHDCREGICGMCSLVIDGRPHGKDPLATSCDNRMRRYKDGDTITVEPFRARGFPTVKDLVADRSAFDRILQAGGFVSVNTGSAPEANAAPVPRHKAELAMDAASCVGCGACVAACPNASAMLFVAAKISQLALLPQGGPERERRALAMMRRHDKEGFGNCTNEGECEATCPKGVKLSNIARLNREFLRASLRTPVE; encoded by the coding sequence ATGAATCTGACGTTGCGGATCTGGCGGCAGAAGGGTCCCGGGATCCCGGGCGAGCTCAAGACCTACAAGGTGGAGGGCATCCTGCCGGACATGTCCTTCCTCGAGATGCTCGACACGCTGAACGAACAGCTCATCGGCCTGGGCGAAGACCCGGTGGCCTTCGACCATGACTGCCGCGAGGGCATCTGCGGCATGTGCAGCCTCGTCATCGACGGCCGCCCGCACGGAAAGGACCCGCTGGCCACCAGCTGCGACAACCGGATGCGCCGCTACAAGGATGGGGACACGATCACCGTCGAGCCTTTTCGCGCGCGCGGCTTTCCGACCGTGAAGGACCTCGTCGCGGACCGCTCGGCCTTCGACCGCATCCTCCAGGCGGGGGGCTTCGTCTCGGTGAACACCGGGTCGGCGCCGGAAGCCAATGCCGCGCCCGTGCCCCGGCATAAGGCGGAGCTGGCGATGGACGCGGCCTCCTGCGTCGGCTGCGGGGCCTGCGTCGCCGCCTGTCCCAACGCCTCGGCGATGCTCTTCGTGGCCGCGAAGATCTCCCAGCTCGCCCTGCTCCCCCAGGGCGGTCCCGAGCGCGAGCGCCGCGCGCTGGCGATGATGCGCCGGCACGACAAGGAGGGCTTCGGGAACTGCACCAACGAAGGCGAGTGCGAGGCCACCTGCCCCAAGGGCGTCAAGCTCTCGAACATCGCCCGCCTCAACCGCGAGTTCCTGCGCGCTTCTCTGCGGACCCCTGTCGAATGA
- a CDS encoding fumarate reductase/succinate dehydrogenase flavoprotein subunit produces MAVKLDAKIPSGPIEKKWDARRFDAKLVNPANRRKFDVIVVGTGLAGGSAAAALGELGYNVLALCVQDSARRAHSIAAQGGINAAKNYPNDGDSVWRLFYDTVKGGDYRAREANVYRLAQVSNAIIDHCTALGVPFAREYGGLLDNRSFGGAQVSRTFYARGQTGQQLLLGAYSALMRQEATGRVKVLPRREMLEVVLVDGRARGVVCRNLVTGKTESYAGHAVCLATGGYGNAFFLSTNANSCNVGAAWRAWKKGALFANPCFTQIHPTCIPVSGSYQSKLTLMSESLRNDGRVWVPKKAGDARTPDQIPADERDYFLERRYPAFGNLVPRDVASRAAKAVCDEGRGVGPSKLSVYLDLRDAIARDGVKAIREKYGNLIDMYHHITDEDPEKLPMRIYPAVHYTMGGLWVDYDLMTTVPGLFCLGEANFSDHGANRLGASALMQGLADGFFVIPATLSSYLASEKLGKVSTGDAAFREAEAAVDARTKKLLAADGKRTPTELHRELGLLMWEHCGMARSEAGLKKALARIPELREEFWKNVRVPGAGEDFNQTLEKAGRTADYLELSELMVRDALERRESCGGHFREESQTPDGEAQRDDERFSHAAAWEYKGEGAAPERHVEPLTFEHVKPSQRSYK; encoded by the coding sequence ATGGCCGTCAAACTCGACGCGAAGATCCCCTCGGGGCCCATCGAGAAGAAGTGGGACGCCCGCCGCTTCGACGCGAAGCTGGTCAATCCCGCCAACCGCCGCAAGTTCGACGTCATCGTCGTCGGCACCGGCCTCGCGGGGGGGTCGGCCGCGGCGGCCCTCGGCGAGCTCGGCTACAACGTGCTCGCGCTCTGCGTCCAGGACAGCGCGCGCCGGGCCCACTCCATCGCCGCGCAGGGCGGCATCAACGCGGCCAAGAACTACCCCAACGACGGGGACAGCGTCTGGCGCCTCTTCTACGACACCGTCAAGGGCGGCGACTACCGGGCCCGCGAGGCCAACGTCTACCGTCTCGCGCAGGTCTCCAACGCCATCATCGACCACTGCACCGCGCTCGGCGTTCCCTTCGCACGCGAGTACGGCGGCCTGCTCGACAACCGTTCCTTCGGCGGGGCCCAGGTCTCGCGCACTTTCTACGCGCGCGGGCAGACCGGACAGCAGCTCCTGCTCGGCGCCTACAGCGCGCTCATGCGCCAGGAGGCGACGGGCCGGGTGAAGGTCCTGCCGCGGCGCGAGATGCTCGAGGTCGTTCTCGTCGACGGGCGCGCACGCGGCGTCGTCTGCCGCAACCTCGTCACCGGGAAGACCGAGTCCTACGCCGGCCACGCGGTGTGCCTCGCCACCGGCGGCTACGGCAACGCCTTCTTCCTCTCCACCAACGCCAACTCCTGCAACGTGGGCGCGGCGTGGCGGGCCTGGAAGAAGGGCGCGCTCTTCGCCAACCCCTGCTTCACGCAGATCCATCCGACCTGCATCCCGGTCTCGGGGAGCTATCAGTCGAAGCTCACGCTCATGAGCGAGAGCCTGCGCAACGACGGCCGCGTCTGGGTGCCGAAGAAGGCCGGCGACGCGCGCACCCCGGACCAGATCCCCGCCGACGAGCGCGACTATTTCCTCGAGCGCCGCTACCCGGCCTTCGGCAACCTCGTCCCGCGCGACGTCGCCTCGCGCGCGGCGAAAGCGGTCTGCGACGAGGGCCGCGGCGTCGGGCCCTCGAAGCTCTCGGTCTACCTCGACCTGCGCGACGCCATCGCGCGCGACGGGGTCAAGGCCATCCGCGAGAAGTACGGGAACCTCATCGACATGTACCATCACATCACCGACGAGGACCCCGAGAAGCTCCCGATGCGCATCTACCCCGCGGTCCACTATACGATGGGCGGGCTCTGGGTCGATTACGACCTCATGACCACCGTGCCGGGGCTCTTCTGCCTCGGCGAGGCGAACTTCTCCGACCACGGCGCCAACCGCCTGGGCGCGAGCGCGCTCATGCAGGGCCTGGCCGACGGCTTCTTCGTCATCCCGGCCACGCTGAGCTCGTATCTCGCGAGCGAGAAGCTGGGCAAGGTCTCGACCGGCGACGCGGCCTTCCGCGAGGCGGAGGCGGCCGTCGACGCCCGCACGAAGAAGCTCCTCGCGGCCGACGGCAAGCGCACGCCGACCGAGCTTCACCGCGAGCTCGGCCTGCTCATGTGGGAGCACTGCGGCATGGCCCGCAGCGAGGCCGGCCTCAAGAAGGCGCTCGCGCGCATCCCCGAGCTCCGCGAGGAGTTCTGGAAGAACGTCCGGGTCCCCGGTGCGGGCGAGGACTTCAACCAGACCCTCGAGAAGGCCGGCCGCACGGCCGACTACCTGGAGCTCTCGGAGCTCATGGTGCGCGACGCCCTGGAGCGCCGCGAATCCTGCGGAGGCCATTTCCGCGAGGAGTCCCAGACGCCCGACGGGGAGGCGCAGCGCGACGACGAGCGCTTCAGCCACGCCGCGGCCTGGGAGTACAAGGGCGAGGGCGCGGCGCCCGAGCGGCACGTCGAGCCCCTGACCTTCGAGCACGTGAAGCCGTCGCAGAGGAGCTACAAATGA
- a CDS encoding succinate dehydrogenase cytochrome b subunit: MNALLRYVGTSIGKKQLIALTGLMLCGFLGGHLAGNFLLYKGMEAFNHYAEFLSENMALPIVELGLLGIFALHIGLACWATWENWAARPERYAVRENAGGRTLGSATMIYTGLLLLTFLLVHVTSFRLLENEDPNGVFGMVIACFQRGGFVLFYLAALAVLGVHLSHGVQSAFQTLGADHPNLTPAVKNGGLLFAVAVAAAFGMMPVWAHLVHGG; encoded by the coding sequence ATGAACGCCCTATTGCGCTACGTCGGCACCTCCATCGGCAAGAAGCAGCTCATCGCCCTGACCGGGCTCATGCTCTGCGGCTTCCTGGGGGGGCACCTCGCCGGGAACTTCCTCCTTTATAAGGGGATGGAGGCCTTCAACCACTACGCCGAGTTCCTCTCCGAGAACATGGCCCTGCCCATCGTCGAGCTAGGCCTCCTCGGGATCTTCGCCCTCCACATCGGCCTGGCCTGCTGGGCGACCTGGGAGAACTGGGCGGCACGGCCGGAGCGCTACGCGGTGCGCGAGAACGCGGGGGGGCGCACGCTGGGCTCCGCCACGATGATCTACACCGGCCTGCTCCTGCTGACCTTCCTGCTCGTTCACGTCACCAGCTTCCGCCTGCTCGAGAACGAGGACCCCAACGGGGTCTTCGGCATGGTCATCGCCTGCTTCCAGCGGGGGGGCTTCGTGCTCTTCTATCTGGCGGCGCTCGCGGTACTCGGAGTGCACCTGAGCCACGGGGTGCAGAGCGCGTTCCAGACCCTCGGCGCCGACCACCCGAACCTCACGCCGGCGGTCAAGAACGGCGGCCTGCTCTTCGCGGTCGCGGTCGCGGCGGCCTTCGGCATGATGCCGGTCTGGGCGCACCTGGTCCACGGAGGCTGA
- a CDS encoding DUF296 domain-containing protein, whose translation MKAMRSGRSFLFRLPKGSDIGIEVAAACRRAKVRCAWVQAIGATVKARLGYYDQRRRRYSEKEFRGEMEILHCSGNVSFKDGVPFAHLHAALADAKYRVWGGHLFASEVFAAEVWLQELRGPAPVRLSDPKTGLALWRLPAGRPRR comes from the coding sequence ATGAAAGCGATGCGCAGCGGGCGCTCATTCCTTTTCCGGCTCCCAAAAGGCTCGGACATCGGCATCGAGGTCGCCGCCGCCTGTCGCCGCGCGAAGGTCCGCTGCGCGTGGGTGCAGGCCATCGGCGCGACGGTCAAGGCCCGTCTCGGATATTACGACCAGCGCCGCCGCCGTTACTCCGAGAAGGAGTTCCGCGGAGAGATGGAGATCCTCCATTGCTCCGGCAACGTCTCCTTCAAGGACGGCGTCCCCTTCGCCCACCTGCACGCGGCCCTGGCCGACGCGAAGTACCGCGTCTGGGGCGGGCATCTCTTCGCCTCCGAGGTCTTCGCCGCGGAGGTCTGGCTCCAGGAGCTCCGCGGCCCCGCGCCCGTCCGGCTCTCCGACCCGAAGACCGGCCTCGCCCTCTGGCGCCTCCCTGCGGGTCGACCGCGGCGTTGA